Proteins from one Flavobacterium sp. N2038 genomic window:
- the bshC gene encoding bacillithiol biosynthesis cysteine-adding enzyme BshC — MPTDCISYQTSGYFSTLIQDYLDQKTALRPLYNHFPTLENFEKQITEKQLNFDATNRIPLVQTLKKQYQNIEISDLTKQNIELLALENTFTITTGHQLNLFSGPLYFLYKIISTINLTKELKSKYPTYNFVPIYWMATEDHDFEEINYFNFKGKKFRWNKESTGPVGRLSTEGLTEFFEIYSSELGSSSNANTLKNLFEEAYLKHDNLADATRYLANSLFSAYGLVILDADDAYLKRAFIPYIKEELENQTSYKTVQKTIEELKDYTIQVNPREINLFYIEDNLRERIIFEHNKYIINNTKTSFSKEEILKLLENNPEKFSPNVIMRPLYQEIILPNLCYIGGGGEIAYWLELKSFFEAVNITFPILLVRNSVLLSTEKQAQKADKLGLSWHDLFTKPANLVNKITHKLSPFPIDLTPQKEILEKQFEYLYELANQTDKSFSGAVKAQEVKQKKGLENLEKRLLKAQKRKLSNQLQRVTDLQCELFPNNSLQERQSNFSEFYLEKGEQLVPLLLQKLKPLEMNFNIITI; from the coding sequence ATGCCTACCGACTGTATCAGCTATCAAACTTCAGGATATTTCTCGACCTTGATACAAGATTATTTAGATCAAAAAACTGCTTTACGCCCCTTATACAATCATTTTCCTACTCTGGAAAATTTTGAAAAACAAATCACTGAAAAGCAATTAAATTTTGATGCCACCAACAGAATTCCATTGGTTCAGACTTTAAAAAAACAATATCAAAATATTGAAATTTCAGATTTAACGAAACAAAATATTGAGCTTTTAGCTTTAGAAAACACATTCACTATTACAACCGGGCATCAGTTAAATTTATTTAGCGGTCCGCTTTATTTCTTATATAAAATCATTTCGACTATTAATTTAACCAAAGAGTTAAAATCGAAATACCCAACATACAATTTTGTTCCGATTTACTGGATGGCAACAGAAGATCATGACTTTGAAGAAATTAATTATTTTAATTTTAAAGGAAAAAAGTTTAGATGGAACAAAGAAAGTACAGGTCCTGTGGGCCGGCTTTCGACTGAAGGCTTGACTGAATTTTTCGAAATTTATTCTTCAGAATTAGGTTCAAGTTCGAATGCAAACACTTTAAAAAATCTTTTTGAAGAGGCATATCTAAAACACGATAATCTGGCTGATGCAACGCGTTATTTAGCCAATAGCTTATTTTCTGCTTACGGTTTGGTGATTTTAGATGCTGATGATGCTTATTTAAAACGTGCATTTATTCCGTATATAAAAGAAGAATTAGAGAATCAGACTTCTTATAAAACAGTTCAAAAAACAATTGAAGAACTAAAAGATTATACCATTCAGGTAAATCCTCGTGAGATTAATTTATTTTATATTGAAGATAATCTTCGTGAAAGAATCATTTTTGAGCATAATAAATACATCATTAATAATACTAAAACTTCATTTTCTAAAGAAGAAATTTTAAAATTATTGGAAAATAATCCTGAAAAATTTAGTCCAAATGTAATTATGCGTCCGTTATATCAGGAAATTATACTTCCTAATTTATGTTATATCGGCGGAGGCGGAGAAATTGCATACTGGTTAGAATTGAAATCATTCTTTGAAGCTGTAAACATTACTTTTCCTATACTTTTAGTCCGTAATTCTGTGCTCTTAAGTACGGAAAAACAAGCTCAAAAAGCCGACAAATTAGGATTAAGCTGGCACGATTTATTTACAAAACCTGCAAATTTAGTCAATAAGATAACACATAAACTATCTCCTTTTCCAATTGATTTAACTCCACAAAAAGAGATTCTGGAAAAACAATTTGAATATCTTTATGAACTGGCAAATCAAACTGACAAATCATTTTCAGGAGCTGTAAAAGCGCAGGAAGTAAAACAGAAAAAAGGTTTAGAAAATCTTGAAAAACGACTACTAAAAGCTCAAAAAAGAAAGCTTAGTAATCAATTACAACGCGTAACAGATTTACAATGTGAATTGTTTCCGAACAATAGTCTGCAAGAACGTCAAAGTAATTTTTCTGAATTTTATCTGGAGAAAGGCGAACAACTGGTTCCGCTTTTATTGCAAAAATTGAAACCCTTAGAAATGAATTTTAATATTATAACCATTTAA
- a CDS encoding MFS transporter gives MKNDPNKKNSLKHVLFGSLIGTTIEFFDFYIYANAAVLVFPQLFFPSADSTMATLESLATFSIAFLSRPLGSAFFGHYGDKIGRKFTLVAALLTMGISTVAIGFLPSYASIGVAAPLLLMLCRFGQGVGLGGEWGGAVLLAIENAPPNKRAWYGMFPQLGAPIGLLLSGGTFLLLTDSMSNEDFMNYGWRIPFIASSLLVVVGFYIRTKITETPSFENSKKEQEEVKVPFLELVKSYKNQLIFGTLAAITTFLVFYLMTVFTLSWATSDLGIVKRDGLLIQLFSVLFFAIFIPVSAVVADKIGRRKMLIIATAAIAVFGFFFSYFLSSGNITLVTTFACIGMSLMGFTYGPLGTFLSELFPTNVRYSGASLTFNMAGILGAAFAPMIAIWLASTYSVSYVGLYLTVAAFISLISFLVISREEHKF, from the coding sequence ATGAAAAATGACCCAAATAAGAAGAACTCTTTAAAACATGTTCTTTTTGGAAGCTTAATCGGCACCACCATCGAATTTTTTGATTTTTATATTTATGCCAATGCAGCAGTATTGGTTTTTCCTCAATTATTTTTTCCAAGCGCAGACTCAACGATGGCTACGTTAGAATCGTTAGCTACTTTCTCAATCGCTTTTTTATCACGTCCTTTAGGGTCTGCTTTTTTTGGGCATTACGGAGATAAAATTGGACGTAAATTTACTTTAGTTGCAGCTTTGTTAACTATGGGAATTTCTACAGTAGCAATTGGTTTTTTGCCAAGTTACGCCAGTATTGGTGTTGCAGCTCCTTTATTGTTGATGTTATGCAGATTTGGACAAGGTGTTGGTTTAGGAGGAGAGTGGGGAGGAGCTGTTTTATTGGCTATTGAAAATGCGCCGCCAAATAAACGTGCTTGGTATGGTATGTTTCCACAATTGGGTGCTCCGATTGGATTATTGCTTTCCGGAGGTACTTTTTTATTGTTAACTGATTCTATGAGTAATGAAGATTTTATGAATTATGGCTGGAGAATTCCTTTTATTGCAAGTTCACTTTTGGTTGTAGTTGGTTTTTATATCCGAACAAAAATTACAGAAACACCTTCGTTTGAAAATTCAAAAAAAGAACAGGAAGAAGTAAAAGTACCTTTCCTGGAGTTGGTTAAGTCGTATAAAAACCAATTGATTTTCGGAACACTTGCAGCAATAACAACTTTTTTGGTTTTTTATTTAATGACTGTTTTTACATTAAGTTGGGCAACTTCAGATTTAGGAATTGTTAAAAGAGACGGATTATTAATACAACTATTTTCGGTATTGTTTTTTGCTATTTTTATTCCTGTTTCTGCTGTAGTGGCAGATAAAATCGGACGTCGTAAAATGCTTATTATAGCTACTGCAGCTATTGCAGTTTTTGGATTCTTCTTTTCTTATTTTTTAAGTTCCGGAAACATTACTTTAGTTACCACTTTTGCCTGTATCGGAATGTCTTTAATGGGATTCACTTATGGGCCTTTAGGAACATTTTTATCAGAGTTGTTTCCAACAAATGTTCGATATTCCGGTGCATCTTTGACTTTTAATATGGCTGGAATTCTTGGAGCTGCTTTTGCACCTATGATAGCGATTTGGTTGGCCTCTACTTATAGTGTAAGCTATGTGGGGTTGTATTTAACAGTTGCAGCATTTATATCCTTAATTTCGTTTCTAGTTATAAGTAGAGAGGAACATAAATTTTAA
- a CDS encoding T9SS type B sorting domain-containing protein yields MKRKLLLVFLFFSLFFCNTSKAQDFQWVRQIGDKETDEAESIEVDNNGNSYSIGVAQSYTYDLDPTPNGTQIIDNRSTPFSPYRDIYLIKLKSNGDFAWGKTFGNLKSGQYAYKVKLGPDGNIYLFSQTADHIPNQIDSYITIVKISPDGNELSQIKIKNPGSFFTNSFDIDNQNNLLVSGWFVNSKTLNFNGTDVKFESQNSIASYIFKLDNSGNFIWKKIFDTPQLSNVTIQTKPDGNIIAALNSSDQSSPTCSVLNINTTNANIIWEKKLSQQSINTFHLDRNGNIIIAGSNGVYQGSIDVDPSPNIVNTASQKFLLWLDRNGNFLDLKEYFVAQFSADFRMWKIESDAQNNIYLAGDFAGKIDVDPSPNTFFLENPYGTIQYGSGYVIKFDSSRNFDKAYTLISNYRSLVKDLKIRNKSMYLLGDFNWECDFDPGNGTQKLNTLHGGAVVSSDGFIVKLSPCDSSKPDGDENQLFCASQNATIADLVPNLSGIKWYDNAINGNVLSNTTILQDGKVYYASQTLNSCETERLAVTVKVTNIPDAPRIDTTPAFCKKENATLGNLQMLGQNIKWYDTVFSAATLPNTTLLEDNRTYYASQTIGCEGDRTPVLVRVYNTELPSGKNNQQFCIDQMATIENLTINGTHIKWYDTATNGNILPQTTLLQNGVYYATQTLNNCESERFSITVKVQDTQNPIADSPQQFCIQKNAKISDIKINGQIIKWYESSSSSINLSESTLLENGITYYASQTINNCESDRIPVTISILEATTGDCINFVEELPYPKFFTPNNDTFNDYWTIDFAYLAPNTGIKIYDRYGKLIKELSKNTSWDGTYLDQELPASDYWFIVTRLNGKEYRGHFSLKR; encoded by the coding sequence ATGAAACGCAAATTACTTTTAGTTTTTTTGTTTTTTTCTTTATTCTTCTGTAATACTAGTAAAGCTCAAGATTTTCAATGGGTAAGACAAATAGGAGATAAAGAAACAGATGAAGCAGAATCAATAGAAGTGGATAATAATGGTAATTCTTATTCTATTGGTGTCGCACAATCTTATACCTATGATCTTGATCCTACTCCAAATGGGACTCAGATTATTGATAATCGTTCTACTCCATTTTCTCCGTACAGAGATATTTACTTAATTAAGTTAAAAAGCAACGGTGACTTTGCCTGGGGGAAAACATTTGGCAACTTAAAATCCGGACAATATGCCTACAAAGTAAAGCTAGGCCCAGATGGCAATATTTATCTTTTTTCACAAACTGCAGATCATATTCCTAATCAAATTGACTCTTATATTACTATTGTAAAAATTTCTCCAGACGGAAATGAACTATCACAAATTAAAATAAAAAATCCGGGATCCTTTTTTACCAATAGCTTTGACATTGATAATCAAAACAATCTTCTTGTTAGCGGCTGGTTTGTAAACTCAAAAACTTTAAACTTCAATGGTACTGATGTAAAGTTTGAATCACAGAATAGTATTGCTTCATACATTTTTAAACTAGATAATTCAGGGAATTTCATCTGGAAAAAAATATTTGATACTCCTCAATTATCTAATGTCACAATTCAGACAAAACCTGATGGAAATATTATTGCTGCTTTAAACAGTTCTGATCAAAGCTCTCCAACGTGTTCTGTATTAAACATTAATACTACCAATGCAAATATCATTTGGGAAAAAAAATTATCACAGCAAAGTATAAATACTTTTCATCTGGATCGTAATGGAAATATTATTATAGCAGGCAGTAATGGAGTTTATCAAGGTTCTATTGATGTTGATCCTTCGCCCAACATAGTAAATACCGCTTCACAGAAGTTTTTGCTATGGCTTGACCGCAATGGGAATTTTCTAGATTTAAAAGAATATTTTGTTGCACAGTTTTCGGCAGACTTTAGAATGTGGAAAATAGAAAGTGATGCTCAAAACAATATTTATTTAGCTGGTGATTTTGCAGGAAAAATTGATGTAGATCCTTCTCCAAATACTTTTTTCTTAGAGAATCCCTATGGAACGATTCAATATGGATCTGGTTATGTGATAAAATTTGATTCAAGTAGGAATTTCGATAAAGCCTATACCTTAATTTCTAACTATCGCTCACTTGTAAAAGATCTAAAGATTAGAAATAAAAGTATGTACCTCTTAGGAGACTTTAACTGGGAATGTGATTTTGATCCCGGAAACGGCACTCAAAAATTGAATACTTTGCATGGAGGAGCTGTAGTTTCATCCGACGGTTTCATTGTTAAACTTAGTCCATGTGATTCATCAAAACCCGATGGCGATGAAAACCAGCTTTTTTGTGCAAGCCAAAATGCAACAATTGCCGATTTAGTCCCTAATCTTAGCGGTATAAAATGGTATGATAATGCTATAAATGGAAATGTCTTATCTAACACAACAATTCTGCAAGATGGAAAAGTCTATTATGCTTCTCAGACATTAAATAGTTGCGAAACTGAAAGATTAGCTGTTACTGTAAAAGTTACCAATATTCCAGATGCACCAAGAATAGATACGACTCCGGCATTCTGCAAAAAAGAAAATGCAACTTTAGGCAACCTTCAAATGTTAGGACAAAATATAAAATGGTATGATACTGTTTTTTCTGCAGCCACTTTACCTAATACTACTTTATTAGAAGATAACAGAACATACTATGCATCGCAAACTATTGGTTGCGAAGGCGACAGAACTCCGGTTTTGGTTCGGGTTTACAATACCGAATTACCTTCTGGAAAAAATAATCAACAATTTTGTATTGATCAAATGGCAACAATCGAAAATCTAACTATAAATGGAACCCATATCAAATGGTACGATACTGCAACAAACGGAAATATTCTACCACAAACTACTTTATTACAAAACGGTGTTTATTATGCCACACAAACACTTAATAATTGTGAAAGTGAACGATTTTCTATTACAGTAAAAGTACAAGATACTCAAAACCCAATTGCAGATTCTCCACAACAATTCTGTATTCAGAAAAACGCAAAAATCAGTGATATCAAAATCAACGGACAAATTATAAAGTGGTATGAAAGCAGTTCTTCCTCAATTAATCTGTCTGAATCAACTTTACTGGAAAACGGAATTACTTATTATGCTTCTCAAACCATTAACAATTGTGAAAGTGACAGGATTCCCGTAACAATAAGTATTTTGGAAGCTACAACCGGAGATTGTATCAATTTTGTTGAGGAACTTCCATATCCAAAATTCTTTACTCCAAATAATGATACTTTCAATGATTACTGGACAATAGACTTTGCTTATTTAGCTCCTAATACGGGAATTAAAATCTATGACCGATATGGGAAGCTTATCAAAGAATTAAGCAAAAATACTTCCTGGGATGGAACTTATCTTGATCAGGAACTGCCTGCATCTGATTATTGGTTTATTGTAACCCGATTAAATGGAAAAGAATACAGAGGTCATTTTAGTTTGAAAAGATAG
- a CDS encoding B12-binding domain-containing radical SAM protein produces MKTKLFVITPPFTQLNTPYPATAYIKGFLNTKNIESVQADLGIDVILELFSKKGLLELFQVSSFRFDVVGNTISDNSKRIFALQDEYTKTIDPVIQFLQGKNPTLALQICQEDFLPEASRFAQLEELDWAFGTMGTQDKAKHLATLYLEDISDFIVECVDENFGFSRYAERLGRSANSFDELYEALQQEPTYIDSILISLLKAKIEVVKPTLFLISVPFPGNLYSAFRCAQWVKENHPEIKISMGGGFPNTELRSLSDKRVFEFFDFITLDDGEVPIEELIFNLENPSSDSYKRTFLLENGEVIYKNNSLKHDYKQAYVGTPDYSDLPLDKYISVIEIVNPMHRMWSDGRWNKLTMAHGCYWGKCTFCDISLDYIKVYEPVAASLLCDRIEELIEKTGQNGFHFVDEAAPPALMRALALEILKRKLAVTWWTNIRFEKSFSKDLCLLLKASGCIAVSGGLEVASDRLLKLIDKGVTVEQVAKVTRNFTEAGVMVHAYLMYGYPTQTIQETIDSLEMVRQLFEAGVLQSGFWHQFALTAHSPVGLYPEQFGVTKKTEAIGTFANNDIEYTDSTGINHDKFSFGLKKSLFNFMHGICFDYELQDWFDFKIPKTKIHPDFIFNALEEQNDFNTKPNAKVVWLGGKPSIDIFTKSKKGRSWEMMSLTFHDKKESFTIQTSKDEGEWLQSILTNISVSGVKNYTFQEVKNDFESRASLEDFELFWYSKPVNTLREFGLLVL; encoded by the coding sequence TTGAAAACGAAGCTTTTTGTAATTACGCCTCCATTTACACAACTGAATACTCCGTATCCGGCAACGGCGTATATAAAAGGTTTTTTGAATACAAAGAATATAGAATCTGTTCAGGCAGATTTGGGTATTGATGTGATTCTGGAATTGTTTTCTAAAAAAGGGCTTTTAGAGTTGTTTCAGGTTTCAAGTTTCAGGTTTGATGTTGTTGGAAATACGATTTCAGATAATTCAAAACGTATTTTTGCTCTTCAAGACGAATACACCAAAACGATTGATCCCGTAATTCAGTTTTTGCAAGGGAAAAATCCAACTTTGGCCTTGCAGATTTGTCAGGAGGATTTTCTGCCCGAAGCTTCCCGTTTTGCGCAGCTTGAAGAACTTGACTGGGCATTTGGTACAATGGGAACGCAGGACAAAGCAAAACATTTGGCTACTTTATATCTCGAAGATATTTCGGATTTTATTGTAGAATGCGTCGATGAAAATTTTGGTTTCAGCCGATATGCTGAACGTTTGGGACGAAGTGCCAATTCTTTTGATGAATTGTACGAAGCTTTACAACAAGAGCCAACTTACATTGATTCAATTTTAATTTCGCTTTTAAAGGCTAAAATAGAAGTTGTAAAGCCTACTTTGTTTTTGATTTCTGTCCCTTTTCCCGGGAATTTATATAGTGCCTTTCGATGTGCACAATGGGTAAAAGAAAATCATCCCGAAATTAAAATTTCAATGGGTGGTGGTTTCCCAAATACAGAATTGCGCTCACTTTCGGATAAACGTGTTTTTGAATTCTTCGATTTTATAACTTTAGATGATGGCGAAGTTCCAATTGAGGAATTAATTTTCAATTTAGAAAATCCAAGTTCTGATTCCTATAAAAGAACATTTTTATTAGAAAATGGAGAAGTTATTTACAAGAATAATTCCCTAAAGCACGATTACAAACAAGCTTATGTTGGAACACCGGATTATTCAGATTTGCCTTTGGATAAATATATTTCGGTTATCGAAATTGTAAATCCAATGCATAGAATGTGGAGTGACGGACGTTGGAATAAACTTACCATGGCACACGGTTGTTATTGGGGGAAATGTACTTTCTGTGATATTTCATTAGATTATATCAAAGTTTACGAACCCGTTGCAGCAAGTTTGCTTTGTGACCGAATCGAAGAATTAATAGAGAAGACAGGTCAAAACGGATTTCACTTTGTAGATGAAGCTGCGCCACCGGCTTTAATGCGTGCTTTGGCACTTGAAATTTTAAAGCGAAAACTGGCAGTAACCTGGTGGACTAACATTCGATTTGAAAAAAGCTTTTCTAAAGATTTATGTTTATTGCTAAAAGCTTCCGGCTGTATTGCAGTTTCCGGTGGTTTAGAGGTAGCTTCAGACCGATTATTGAAATTAATAGACAAAGGTGTTACAGTCGAACAAGTTGCAAAAGTGACCCGAAATTTTACCGAAGCAGGAGTGATGGTACATGCGTATTTAATGTACGGATATCCAACACAAACGATTCAGGAAACAATAGACAGTCTCGAAATGGTTCGTCAATTGTTTGAGGCCGGAGTTTTACAATCTGGTTTTTGGCATCAATTTGCGTTAACTGCTCATAGTCCGGTTGGACTGTATCCGGAACAATTTGGGGTAACAAAAAAAACAGAAGCTATTGGAACTTTTGCCAATAACGATATTGAATATACCGATTCAACAGGGATCAATCACGATAAATTCAGTTTTGGATTAAAAAAATCACTTTTCAATTTCATGCACGGCATCTGTTTTGATTACGAATTGCAAGATTGGTTTGATTTTAAAATTCCAAAAACAAAAATCCATCCTGATTTTATTTTTAATGCTTTAGAAGAGCAAAATGATTTCAACACAAAGCCAAATGCAAAAGTAGTCTGGCTTGGCGGAAAACCGTCAATAGATATTTTTACAAAATCCAAAAAAGGCAGAAGTTGGGAAATGATGTCGTTGACTTTTCATGATAAAAAAGAAAGTTTTACCATTCAAACCAGCAAGGACGAGGGGGAATGGCTACAATCTATTTTGACAAATATTTCGGTTTCGGGTGTGAAAAATTACACTTTTCAGGAAGTCAAAAATGATTTCGAAAGTCGGGCTTCACTGGAAGATTTTGAATTGTTTTGGTATTCAAAACCTGTAAATACGTTGCGCGAATTTGGACTATTGGTTTTGTAA
- a CDS encoding MBL fold metallo-hydrolase — protein MKIHHLRNATLVIETDQHVILVDPMLGKRKTISPFTIFRYKPKRNPLVALPKNSREILSKVTHCLITHLHPDHIDKAGEVFLRRKSIAVICSIKDEKELSKRGLNIVQTLNYWEPQPFLDGKIIGIPALHGYGFIAKLMGNVMGFYIELANEKSIYISSDTIFTDDVQKALIELKPDIATVACGTARLDFGQPLLMRMNDILKFTALAPGKVFANHLEALNHCPTTREELKKALLENDLLSKTAIPNDGSAVEY, from the coding sequence ATGAAAATACATCATTTGCGAAATGCTACCTTAGTAATTGAAACAGATCAGCATGTAATTTTAGTTGATCCGATGTTAGGAAAGAGAAAAACAATTTCGCCTTTTACAATCTTTCGTTACAAACCTAAAAGAAATCCGCTTGTAGCTTTACCCAAAAACAGTAGAGAAATTTTGAGTAAAGTAACGCACTGCTTAATTACACATTTACATCCGGATCATATTGATAAAGCGGGAGAAGTTTTTTTAAGACGAAAAAGCATCGCTGTTATTTGCAGTATAAAAGATGAAAAAGAACTTTCGAAAAGAGGTTTAAATATTGTTCAGACTCTTAATTATTGGGAGCCACAGCCTTTTCTTGACGGGAAAATTATTGGAATTCCTGCTCTTCATGGTTATGGATTCATTGCTAAACTTATGGGAAATGTAATGGGGTTTTATATTGAACTTGCCAATGAAAAATCTATTTACATAAGTTCTGATACTATATTTACTGATGATGTACAAAAAGCATTAATTGAACTCAAACCAGATATTGCGACCGTTGCCTGTGGCACAGCAAGATTAGATTTTGGACAACCCTTGTTAATGCGAATGAATGATATTTTGAAATTTACTGCACTTGCTCCGGGAAAGGTTTTTGCCAATCATCTTGAAGCTTTAAACCATTGTCCGACCACTCGGGAAGAATTAAAAAAGGCTCTTTTAGAAAATGATCTTTTATCTAAAACTGCTATTCCAAATGATGGATCTGCAGTTGAATATTAG
- a CDS encoding response regulator transcription factor: protein MKQFKILYTEDDETLAFLTKDNLEQNNYEVIHCCDGKLGLEVFKKESFDICILDIMMPKMDGFELASEIRKLDTDIPIIFLSAKTLKEDRIKGLRLGADDYLVKPFSIEELMLKIEVFLKRSHKNNKVEKSVYEIGKYQFDTKNFILFNTDEKIGLTQREAELLKLFLDNKNLVLKREQILTALWGTDDYFMGRSLDVFISRLRKILTHEKGISIENLHGIGFRFSIE, encoded by the coding sequence ATGAAACAATTCAAAATACTTTATACCGAAGATGATGAAACTTTAGCTTTTTTGACTAAAGATAATCTGGAACAAAACAATTATGAGGTAATACATTGTTGTGACGGAAAATTGGGTTTAGAAGTCTTTAAAAAAGAAAGTTTTGACATTTGCATCCTGGATATTATGATGCCAAAAATGGACGGTTTTGAATTGGCCTCAGAAATTAGAAAACTTGATACCGACATTCCAATCATTTTCCTTTCGGCAAAGACATTAAAAGAAGACCGTATTAAAGGTTTACGCTTAGGTGCCGATGATTATTTGGTGAAACCTTTTAGCATTGAAGAGTTGATGCTGAAGATTGAGGTTTTCCTGAAACGTTCTCATAAAAATAATAAAGTCGAAAAATCAGTGTATGAAATTGGCAAATATCAATTTGATACTAAAAATTTTATTCTTTTTAATACTGACGAAAAAATTGGATTAACCCAGCGTGAAGCTGAATTACTGAAACTTTTCCTTGACAATAAAAATTTAGTTTTAAAAAGAGAACAAATCTTAACTGCACTTTGGGGAACTGATGACTATTTTATGGGGAGGAGTTTAGATGTATTTATTTCGCGTCTTCGCAAGATTCTAACACATGAAAAGGGTATTTCTATTGAAAACTTACATGGGATTGGGTTTCGATTTTCTATTGAATAA
- a CDS encoding sensor histidine kinase — MKINRLNSIILLGLIAIISILVAQLLWTKEAFTLEQKKLSQKAHIALLEVARKLYEGKDHEPSCQNPVRKVSNDYYIVNIDNEFEPDILEFYLRSEFKKMNITTDFEYAMYNCQSDEMVYGNYISLSQKAKAKKTVTFPKHKNLVYYFAVRFPNETTYLFSSMRFWFVLSTALILILLIYVYSIFKLLQQKKYSELQRDFINNMTHEFKTPLSSILIASKYLIEQNPIKEDKKLHTYTDIIINQSNKLNNHIEKILNIAKSDYAPLELKKETVLIVPIIEETIQNIQLKYPDAFINIETDSDQYQIETDSFHFANLVYNLLDNAVKYSVEKPEIIIHITTTNQVLKLAFKDNGIGISSKNISFIFDKFYRAQNEKSNEVNGFGLGLYYVKEICTLQNWKIKAENNTESGITVTLSIPYKK; from the coding sequence TTGAAAATTAACAGACTTAACAGTATCATCCTCCTCGGATTAATTGCCATTATAAGCATTTTGGTAGCGCAATTGCTTTGGACAAAAGAAGCTTTTACATTAGAACAAAAAAAACTGAGCCAGAAAGCCCACATCGCACTGCTTGAAGTTGCCAGAAAATTATATGAAGGAAAAGATCACGAGCCATCGTGTCAAAATCCTGTTCGAAAAGTTTCTAACGATTATTATATTGTAAACATCGACAATGAGTTTGAACCCGATATTTTAGAATTTTATTTAAGATCAGAATTCAAAAAAATGAATATTACAACTGATTTTGAATATGCGATGTACAATTGCCAAAGCGATGAAATGGTGTATGGAAATTATATTTCTTTGTCTCAAAAAGCAAAAGCAAAAAAGACAGTTACTTTTCCTAAACATAAAAATCTTGTTTACTACTTTGCCGTTCGTTTTCCAAATGAAACGACTTACTTATTCAGTTCAATGCGTTTTTGGTTTGTGCTTTCGACTGCTTTAATTTTGATTTTATTAATTTATGTGTATTCGATTTTTAAACTTTTACAGCAAAAAAAATACTCTGAATTGCAACGGGATTTTATCAATAATATGACGCATGAGTTTAAAACACCTTTATCTTCAATTTTAATTGCATCAAAATACTTAATAGAACAAAATCCAATTAAGGAAGATAAAAAACTGCATACTTATACTGATATTATAATCAATCAGAGCAATAAACTGAATAATCATATTGAGAAGATTTTGAATATTGCCAAATCAGATTATGCTCCTTTGGAATTAAAAAAAGAAACTGTTTTAATTGTTCCGATTATTGAAGAAACGATTCAAAACATTCAATTAAAATATCCGGATGCTTTTATAAATATTGAAACCGATTCCGATCAATATCAAATTGAGACCGACTCTTTTCATTTTGCCAATCTAGTTTATAATCTACTCGATAACGCTGTAAAGTATAGTGTAGAAAAGCCAGAAATCATTATTCACATTACAACCACAAATCAGGTTTTAAAACTGGCCTTTAAAGATAATGGTATTGGAATTTCTTCTAAAAATATTTCGTTTATCTTTGATAAGTTTTACAGAGCCCAGAACGAGAAAAGTAATGAAGTAAATGGTTTTGGACTTGGTTTGTATTATGTAAAAGAAATTTGCACCCTTCAAAACTGGAAAATAAAAGCTGAAAACAATACTGAAAGCGGCATTACCGTAACATTGTCAATTCCTTACAAAAAATGA
- a CDS encoding DUF1573 domain-containing protein, with translation MKMIKISMLALALGLMSFSAIAPVQSLASENKTVETTASAIVWKAETIDVGQIPQGTPKAIVYEFKNTGKTAVVITNVQGSCGCTATDYTKEPILPGKSAKVTATYNAANKGAFTKTVTVTTSAETAPKVLTLKGTVI, from the coding sequence ATGAAAATGATCAAAATTTCGATGTTAGCTTTGGCTTTAGGCCTAATGTCTTTTTCTGCAATTGCTCCGGTTCAGTCTTTAGCTTCAGAAAATAAAACTGTAGAAACTACTGCTTCTGCAATTGTCTGGAAAGCAGAAACAATTGATGTAGGACAAATTCCTCAGGGAACTCCAAAAGCAATTGTTTATGAATTTAAAAACACAGGAAAAACAGCTGTGGTTATTACAAACGTTCAGGGGTCTTGTGGTTGTACAGCTACAGATTATACAAAAGAACCAATTTTACCAGGGAAATCAGCAAAAGTTACTGCAACTTATAATGCAGCAAACAAAGGTGCTTTTACAAAAACTGTAACTGTTACAACAAGTGCCGAAACTGCTCCAAAAGTACTTACTTTAAAAGGAACGGTTATCTAA